A genomic region of Procambarus clarkii isolate CNS0578487 chromosome 30, FALCON_Pclarkii_2.0, whole genome shotgun sequence contains the following coding sequences:
- the LOC123765612 gene encoding zinc finger protein 436-like, with protein MAKLHECPDCGKRFSYLGHMKTHRMVHTGDKPHECPECGKRFRRLDHVKTHMTVHTGDKPHECSECGKRFSRLQDIKVHIMGHTGDKPHECPECGKRFCRLQDMKTHRRLHTGNKPHECPECGKRFNELGNMKTHRMVHSGEKPHKCLECGQRFSRFGNMKIHMLVHSGEKPHECPECGKKFSELSHMKTHRMVHSGAKPHECPECGKRFSQQGHMKTHRMVHTTAKPFECADCGRRFRDRSSIKKHMPVHTGVKLHECPECGKRFSQLGNMNSHRIVHTNDKPHECSECGKKFSFVGNMKTHKKNHKIHDTGDKSLA; from the coding sequence ATGGcgaaacttcatgagtgtccagattGTGGTAAAAGATTTAGTtatcttggacatatgaagactcatagAATGGTGCatacaggtgataaacctcatgaatgcCCTGAGTGTGGAAAAAGGTTCAGACGTCTTGATCACGTAAAAACTCACATGACTGTGCACACAGGAGATAAACCACACGAGTGTtccgagtgtgggaaaagattcagtcgtcttCAAGATATTAAGGTTCACATCATGGGGCATactggtgataaacctcatgagtgccctgagtgtgggaaaagattttgTCGTCTTCaagatatgaagactcacagaagGTTGCATACAGGTAATAAGCCTCATGAGTGTCCtgaatgtgggaagagatttaatGAGCTTGGAAACATGAAGACTCACAGAATGGTGCATTCAGGTGAAAAACCACACAAATGTCTTGAGTGTGGGCAAAGATTCAGCCGATTTGGAAATATGAAGATTCACATGCTGGTGCATAGTGGTgaaaaacctcatgaatgtcctgagTGTGGAAAAAAATTTAGCGAACTTAGTCATATGaaaactcacaggatggtgcattcaGGTgctaaacctcatgaatgtcccgaGTGTGGTAAAAGATTCAGTCAACAGGGTCACATGAAGACTCACAGAATGGTACATACAACTGCTAAACCTTTTGAGTGTGCCGATTGTGGGAGAAGATTTAGAGACCGTAGCAGTATAAAAAAGCACATGCCTGTGCATACAGGTGTTAAACTTCATGAATGTcctgagtgtgggaaaagattcagtcaacttGGAAATATGAACTCCCACAGGATAGTGCATACTaatgacaaacctcacgagtgttccGAATGTGGGAAAAAATTCAGTTTTGTTGGAAATATGAAAACTCATAAGAAGAATCACAAAATTCATGATACTGGTGATAAATCTTTGGCTTGA